From Stenotrophomonas maltophilia, a single genomic window includes:
- a CDS encoding IS3-like element ISStma13 family transposase (programmed frameshift), which produces MTRRLDVKKRFSEEQIIGFLREAESGMPIKDLCRQHGFSEASYYLWRSKFGGMSVPDAKRHKDLEAENTRLKKLLAEQVFENDVIKDALRKKLVTAPARRLLVRSMVEKGLSERRALTVVRMSASALRYEPRPDNNVELREQIAALAHRHRRYGVGMIHLKLRQKGLVVNYKRVERLYQEAGLQVRRRKRKKVPVSERQPLLRPSAANEVWSMDFVFERTAEGRVVKCLTIVDDATHEAVAIEVERAISGQGVSRVLDRLAMQRGLPRVIRTDNGKEFCGKAMVAWAHEKEVALRLIEPGKPNQNAYIESFNGRLRDECLNEHWFPTLLHARTSIESWRRDYNEERPKRALGGLTPAQYAAQLAAKNDNISTGL; this is translated from the exons ATGACAAGGAGATTGGACGTGAAGAAGCGCTTTTCCGAAGAGCAGATCATCGGCTTCCTACGCGAAGCTGAGTCCGGCATGCCCATCAAGGACCTCTGCCGCCAGCATGGCTTCAGCGAGGCCTCGTACTACCTGTGGCGCAGCAAGTTCGGCGGCATGAGCGTGCCCGACGCCAAGCGGCACAAGGACCTGGAGGCGGAGAACACACGCCTGAAGAAGCTGCTGGCAGAACAGGTCTTCGAGAACGACGTCATCAAGGATGCGTTGCGAAAAAAGT TGGTGACCGCGCCGGCGCGCAGGCTGCTGGTGCGGAGCATGGTCGAGAAGGGGTTGAGCGAGCGGCGAGCGCTGACGGTGGTGCGGATGAGCGCTAGCGCGCTGCGCTATGAGCCTCGGCCCGACAACAACGTTGAGCTGCGCGAGCAGATTGCTGCGCTGGCGCATCGGCACAGACGCTACGGGGTGGGCATGATCCATCTGAAGCTGCGGCAGAAAGGACTTGTCGTGAACTACAAGCGAGTGGAGCGGCTCTATCAGGAAGCGGGCCTGCAGGTGCGACGCAGAAAGCGTAAGAAGGTGCCGGTTAGCGAGCGCCAGCCCCTCCTGCGGCCGTCCGCTGCCAATGAGGTGTGGTCGATGGACTTCGTGTTCGAGCGTACCGCAGAAGGCCGGGTGGTCAAGTGCCTGACGATCGTCGACGACGCCACCCACGAGGCTGTGGCCATCGAAGTGGAGCGGGCAATATCCGGGCAAGGCGTGTCCAGGGTACTGGACAGGCTGGCCATGCAGCGCGGCTTGCCACGAGTGATCAGGACAGACAACGGCAAGGAGTTTTGCGGTAAGGCGATGGTGGCTTGGGCTCACGAAAAGGAAGTTGCCCTGCGTCTGATCGAACCGGGCAAGCCGAACCAAAATGCGTACATCGAGTCCTTCAACGGACGGCTGCGCGACGAATGCCTCAACGAGCACTGGTTCCCGACGTTGCTTCATGCCCGCACCAGTATCGAAAGCTGGCGGCGCGACTACAACGAAGAAAGACCAAAAAGAGCGCTTGGCGGTCTAACACCCGCCCAATACGCCGCGCAGTTGGCGGCGAAGAACGATAACATCAGCACCGGACTCTAA
- a CDS encoding MFS transporter produces MQGASKQPQKLTLLIFALGVGQIIAWASSYYLLAILALPMSRSTGWSLGLLVGGLSAGLVTAGLLAPLAGRTIDRRGGRTVLAVSSVVFAMGLAALATSHSPTTYYLGWVVLGVAMSAGLYDAAFTTLGQLLGANAKQSIAGLTLVAGFASTLGWPALTYLDEAMGWRGALWVAAAFNLLVALPIHLLAIPKHQPRISASPHPSAVAAVHTSTAAPVSAAAPPAHWLVLIGLLLTCQAAIMATLSVHLIALLGAIGLAPSVALLAGMVIGPAQVIARLLEMYFGRGVHPTWSARVGIAATLAALLLLLTGYSWAAIIAFVIYGAGNGILTVARGTLPLALIGSADYGKTMGQLARPMLLAQAAAPPLAAIALERTEPVWLICLLALLATVSLVGSCWLPAKTQGVSP; encoded by the coding sequence ATGCAAGGCGCGTCAAAGCAGCCGCAAAAGCTGACCCTGCTGATCTTTGCGCTAGGGGTTGGCCAGATCATTGCGTGGGCCAGCAGCTATTACCTGTTGGCCATTCTGGCGCTTCCCATGTCCAGAAGCACTGGCTGGTCGCTGGGGCTGTTGGTCGGAGGCCTCTCCGCTGGGCTGGTCACAGCCGGACTACTCGCTCCTCTGGCCGGTCGGACCATCGACAGGCGGGGAGGGCGGACCGTACTGGCGGTCAGCTCCGTAGTGTTTGCCATGGGCCTCGCGGCGCTGGCCACGTCACACTCCCCAACTACCTATTACCTTGGCTGGGTGGTACTGGGCGTTGCCATGTCTGCGGGCCTGTATGACGCTGCGTTCACGACACTGGGACAGCTGCTCGGGGCAAACGCGAAGCAATCCATTGCCGGCCTGACCTTGGTGGCCGGCTTTGCAAGCACGCTCGGCTGGCCAGCGCTGACCTACCTTGACGAGGCCATGGGATGGCGCGGCGCGTTGTGGGTGGCTGCCGCATTCAACCTGCTGGTCGCATTGCCCATCCATTTGCTCGCTATTCCGAAGCATCAGCCCCGTATTAGCGCAAGTCCGCATCCCTCAGCGGTCGCTGCCGTCCACACCAGCACTGCAGCACCCGTTTCAGCTGCAGCACCGCCTGCACACTGGCTTGTGCTCATTGGCCTGTTGCTGACCTGCCAGGCAGCGATCATGGCGACCTTATCGGTGCATCTGATTGCGCTGCTCGGTGCCATCGGGCTGGCGCCATCGGTTGCGCTGCTCGCTGGCATGGTGATCGGCCCCGCGCAGGTCATCGCTCGTTTGCTGGAGATGTACTTCGGGCGAGGCGTGCATCCGACCTGGTCCGCACGCGTGGGAATTGCAGCGACATTGGCAGCGCTACTGCTGCTACTCACTGGATACTCGTGGGCAGCGATCATTGCATTCGTCATCTACGGTGCCGGCAACGGGATACTCACGGTGGCCCGCGGCACCCTCCCGTTGGCGTTGATCGGATCGGCGGACTACGGCAAGACCATGGGCCAACTTGCCCGTCCCATGCTACTGGCACAGGCGGCAGCACCGCCGCTTGCAGCCATTGCGCTCGAGCGAACCGAGCCTGTTTGGCTGATCTGCCTATTGGCGCTGCTTGCCACTGTTTCCTTGGTTGGAAGCTGTTGGTTGCCTGCAAAGACGCAGGGCGTGAGCCCTTGA
- a CDS encoding flavin-containing monooxygenase, protein MNKLNVDVVVIGAGQAGLAMSYRLKNAGVSHLILERQPAAGGSWPSYYDSLTLFSPAGYSSLPGLEFPGGAKRYPKRDEVTAYLRQYASAFDLPVRANSEVVEVISEASQHRVKLADGAVITAQAVVVATGGFNTPHLPGIPGRQLYQGTILHSSAYRTPTGFEGKRVVVVGAANSAVQIAHELHSTATVVLATREPVKFMPQRFLGFDFHDWLKWTGLGNSRWLSDQSTPVLDDGRYRHALSTGAISRREMFTAFTNDGVVWPNAEIQAVDAVIFATGFRPNMSFLPREALDPDRRALHSQGVSTTIKGLYYLGLPLQRNFASATLRGVGSDSLGVLASIMSHLRPM, encoded by the coding sequence ATGAATAAGTTGAATGTCGACGTCGTCGTGATCGGGGCAGGGCAGGCAGGCTTGGCGATGTCATACCGGCTCAAGAACGCAGGCGTGTCGCACCTGATTCTCGAACGACAACCGGCCGCTGGTGGCAGTTGGCCGTCGTACTACGACAGCCTGACCCTGTTCTCCCCGGCAGGATATTCCTCGCTGCCTGGCCTCGAGTTCCCCGGCGGAGCCAAGCGCTATCCCAAGCGGGACGAGGTCACCGCGTATCTGCGCCAGTATGCGTCCGCCTTCGACCTGCCAGTGCGCGCCAACAGCGAGGTTGTGGAGGTCATCTCCGAAGCAAGCCAACATCGCGTCAAACTTGCCGATGGAGCGGTCATTACCGCCCAGGCAGTAGTGGTGGCAACCGGTGGCTTCAACACACCTCACCTGCCGGGGATCCCTGGAAGGCAGCTATACCAAGGGACGATTCTGCACAGTTCGGCCTACCGAACACCCACCGGCTTCGAAGGCAAACGCGTCGTCGTCGTCGGTGCGGCCAACTCAGCGGTACAGATCGCGCACGAACTGCACTCCACTGCCACCGTGGTGCTGGCAACCCGCGAGCCAGTGAAGTTCATGCCACAACGGTTCCTCGGCTTCGATTTTCATGACTGGCTCAAGTGGACCGGCCTGGGCAATTCCCGTTGGCTGAGCGATCAGAGCACGCCCGTTCTGGATGATGGACGTTATCGACACGCCCTGAGTACGGGTGCCATTTCCCGTCGAGAGATGTTCACTGCGTTTACCAACGATGGGGTGGTGTGGCCGAATGCGGAAATACAGGCGGTCGACGCTGTGATCTTCGCGACGGGCTTCCGGCCGAACATGTCATTCCTGCCACGGGAAGCCTTGGATCCGGACAGGCGGGCACTACACAGCCAAGGGGTTTCCACCACAATCAAGGGGCTCTACTACCTCGGGCTACCGCTACAGCGCAACTTTGCCTCTGCCACGCTTCGCGGAGTTGGTAGTGACTCCTTGGGAGTCCTAGCATCGATCATGAGCCACTTGCGGCCCATGTAA
- a CDS encoding ArsR/SmtB family transcription factor, producing the protein MSKGTPKANAIEQAVSVLADPIFRALAEPSRLAVLKRVLQVERADIAEIAAGLPQERSVVSRHLQGLHDAGILRAERVSRQVYYQVDGPAMVARLEQILLQVRALAPYCCPGDLK; encoded by the coding sequence ATGAGCAAGGGCACCCCCAAGGCAAACGCCATTGAGCAAGCAGTAAGCGTGCTGGCAGACCCCATTTTTCGGGCGCTGGCTGAGCCGTCGCGCTTGGCCGTGCTCAAGCGTGTGCTTCAGGTGGAACGGGCAGATATCGCGGAGATTGCCGCCGGCCTTCCACAGGAGCGATCCGTGGTCTCACGTCATCTGCAGGGACTCCACGATGCTGGGATCCTACGCGCAGAGCGGGTGAGCCGGCAGGTGTACTACCAGGTCGATGGCCCCGCGATGGTCGCACGCTTGGAGCAGATCCTGCTGCAGGTCAGGGCGCTGGCACCTTACTGCTGCCCCGGTGATTTGAAGTAA
- the arsC gene encoding arsenate reductase (glutaredoxin) (This arsenate reductase requires both glutathione and glutaredoxin to convert arsenate to arsenite, after which the efflux transporter formed by ArsA and ArsB can extrude the arsenite from the cell, providing resistance.), giving the protein MNAVIYHNPKCGTSRNTLALIRHAGIEPEVIEYLVNPPSRTRLVELIAAAGLDVRGAIRQKGTPYLELGLHDPALSEDALLDAMLANPILINRPFVQTTMGTRLCRPSEVVLDILPAVHEPFTKEDGEVVIDQDGKRVR; this is encoded by the coding sequence ATGAACGCTGTCATCTATCACAACCCCAAGTGCGGCACCTCGCGAAACACCTTGGCTTTAATTCGCCACGCCGGCATTGAGCCTGAAGTCATTGAGTACCTGGTCAACCCACCCAGCCGAACGCGGCTTGTCGAGCTGATTGCCGCCGCCGGATTGGATGTTCGCGGTGCAATCCGCCAGAAAGGCACACCCTATCTGGAACTGGGGCTGCACGATCCCGCGTTGAGCGAGGACGCACTGCTGGATGCCATGCTGGCCAATCCTATTCTCATCAATCGCCCCTTCGTCCAGACCACCATGGGCACGCGCCTGTGCCGGCCTTCTGAGGTGGTTCTGGACATCCTGCCAGCAGTGCACGAGCCCTTTACCAAGGAAGATGGCGAAGTGGTGATCGATCAGGACGGCAAGCGCGTCCGCTGA